One genomic segment of Gemmatimonadota bacterium includes these proteins:
- a CDS encoding Mrp/NBP35 family ATP-binding protein translates to MAAETEIPRDALTGIRHVIAVASGKGGVGKSTVSVNLSLALAEAGHEVGLLDADIYGPNVPQMMGVSGSLEKDPSGSIQPIVKHGIRLVSVGFVAGPSDAVIYRGPLVGKMVKSFLGNVSWGELDYLVVDLPPGTGDASLTLAQSVELTGAVIVTTPQQVALSDVRKAIAMFQRLRVPVLGIVENMSYFLNAATGERTHIFGRGGGAALSDELGLPFLGEIPLSPAVCAGGDAGKPIFLEPGNAVETEAFKGVRAAVEAEIENQPAPLPGPVRT, encoded by the coding sequence TTGGCTGCGGAAACCGAAATCCCCCGTGACGCGCTGACCGGTATCCGTCACGTCATCGCCGTGGCCAGCGGCAAGGGCGGCGTGGGCAAGTCGACGGTAAGCGTTAACCTGTCCCTCGCCCTCGCGGAAGCGGGCCATGAGGTCGGCCTGCTCGACGCGGATATTTACGGCCCGAACGTGCCCCAGATGATGGGCGTATCCGGGTCCCTCGAGAAAGATCCTTCCGGCAGCATCCAACCCATTGTCAAGCATGGTATCCGGCTGGTCTCTGTCGGTTTCGTCGCGGGGCCGTCCGACGCGGTGATCTACCGGGGCCCCCTGGTGGGCAAGATGGTGAAGAGTTTCCTCGGAAACGTTTCCTGGGGGGAACTGGACTACCTGGTGGTCGATCTGCCGCCCGGCACCGGCGACGCATCGCTGACCCTTGCCCAGTCGGTCGAACTCACCGGGGCCGTCATCGTCACGACCCCCCAGCAGGTCGCCCTGTCGGACGTGCGCAAGGCGATCGCCATGTTCCAGCGGTTGCGGGTCCCCGTACTGGGCATCGTCGAAAACATGAGTTACTTTCTCAACGCCGCGACGGGTGAACGGACCCACATCTTCGGCCGGGGCGGCGGTGCTGCGTTGAGCGATGAACTGGGCCTGCCCTTCCTGGGTGAGATTCCCCTATCGCCGGCCGTATGCGCGGGAGGAGACGCAGGAAAACCCATCTTCCTCGAGCCCGGGAACGCCGTCGAAACGGAGGCCTTTAAGGGTGTCCGGGCGGCCGTCGAGGCCGAGATCGAGAACCAGCCGGCGCCGCTGCCCGGTCCGGTCCGGACCTGA
- a CDS encoding RNA polymerase sigma factor RpoD/SigA — translation MSKYPLITAEEEVRLARLIKQGDQNALDKLVKANLRFVVSVARQYQNYGLPLLDMINEGNMGLMRAAKKFDETRGYKFISYAVWWIRQAIIQSIANQSRTVRVPVNRSEELRRIKQTSKHLQHELGRKPDIDEIAEEMDISVEEINEALSSFSHCISLDVPFNHDDDRSLLDLLPDEMQTAPDESTMLQFLKSDVGKVLDTLPPREAEVIRLYFGVGSERAHTLEEIGIRFGLTRERIRQIKERALQRLRHATRSGKLSPYLRDDD, via the coding sequence ATGTCCAAGTATCCCTTGATCACGGCCGAGGAGGAAGTGCGGCTGGCCCGTTTGATCAAGCAGGGCGACCAGAATGCGCTGGACAAGCTGGTGAAGGCCAATCTCAGGTTCGTCGTCAGCGTGGCCCGCCAGTACCAGAACTACGGCCTGCCCCTGCTGGACATGATCAACGAGGGCAACATGGGTCTCATGCGGGCCGCCAAGAAATTCGACGAAACCAGGGGCTACAAGTTCATCTCCTATGCCGTCTGGTGGATACGCCAGGCCATCATACAGTCCATAGCCAATCAGTCGAGGACCGTTCGCGTCCCCGTCAACCGCTCCGAAGAACTTCGCCGCATCAAGCAGACCTCAAAGCACTTGCAGCACGAACTCGGCCGCAAGCCCGATATCGATGAAATCGCCGAGGAAATGGATATTTCGGTCGAAGAGATCAACGAGGCTCTCAGTTCGTTCAGCCACTGCATTTCCCTGGACGTACCCTTCAATCACGACGACGACCGCAGCCTGCTCGACCTCCTGCCCGATGAAATGCAGACGGCGCCGGACGAGAGCACCATGCTGCAGTTCCTGAAGTCGGACGTCGGTAAGGTGCTGGACACCCTGCCGCCCCGCGAAGCGGAAGTGATCCGCCTGTACTTCGGCGTGGGTTCGGAAAGGGCCCACACGCTCGAGGAGATCGGCATCCGTTTCGGCCTGACGCGTGAGCGGATCCGCCAGATCAAGGAACGGGCGCTGCAGCGTCTGCGTCACGCGACCCGTAGCGGCAAGCTCAGTCCCTACCTCCGGGACGACGACTGA
- a CDS encoding XdhC family protein, whose amino-acid sequence MKEVFDEVVNVLSRGEKAALSTIVSSKGSLPMSKKAKMLVKWDGSFTGTVGGGCLEADVWAEAREVMDRSAPRLQHFILTEKHAGDEGLNCGGNVEIFTEPIRTGPMQEIFEAIRGLHNARGIGLLATLVSGRAGTEAGKMLLTDTGETVGTLGDPALDDQIRLDADLEITENLLRVVTLEHEGVETRIFLESIWPAPQLFLFGGGHVARAIARVADTVGFRIIVVDDRPAFANHERFPEADEVVVDAFDEVVGKLPIDGSSYLVAVTRGHQWDQPVIEQAVWTDAAYIGMIGSRRKIALMWKNLEGKGVPRHLLEQVHAPIGKEIGADTPEEIAVSIMAELIEFRRSGGKPAHLVSTVKDAAGTAGAALRRAD is encoded by the coding sequence ATGAAAGAGGTTTTCGACGAGGTCGTGAACGTCCTGTCGCGGGGCGAGAAGGCGGCGCTTTCCACCATCGTGTCGAGCAAGGGATCGCTGCCGATGAGCAAGAAGGCGAAAATGCTCGTCAAGTGGGACGGCTCGTTCACCGGCACGGTGGGCGGCGGTTGCCTGGAAGCCGACGTCTGGGCCGAGGCCCGCGAAGTCATGGACCGTTCCGCCCCCAGGCTGCAGCACTTCATCCTGACCGAGAAGCACGCCGGCGACGAGGGACTGAACTGCGGCGGCAACGTGGAGATCTTCACGGAACCGATCCGGACGGGCCCCATGCAGGAGATCTTCGAGGCGATCCGCGGGCTTCACAACGCGCGGGGCATCGGGCTCCTGGCCACGCTGGTGTCGGGAAGAGCCGGGACGGAAGCCGGCAAGATGCTGCTCACCGATACCGGCGAGACCGTCGGCACACTCGGAGACCCCGCCCTGGACGACCAGATCCGGCTGGATGCGGACCTGGAAATCACCGAGAACCTGTTGCGGGTGGTCACGCTGGAACACGAAGGCGTGGAGACCCGGATCTTCCTGGAGTCCATCTGGCCGGCGCCGCAGTTGTTCCTTTTCGGCGGCGGCCACGTGGCCAGGGCCATTGCCCGGGTCGCCGATACCGTCGGGTTCCGCATCATCGTAGTGGACGACCGGCCGGCCTTCGCGAACCATGAGCGGTTTCCCGAAGCCGACGAGGTGGTCGTGGACGCCTTCGACGAGGTCGTGGGCAAGCTGCCTATCGACGGTTCGTCCTACCTGGTCGCGGTGACCCGCGGACACCAGTGGGACCAGCCCGTCATCGAGCAGGCGGTGTGGACCGACGCCGCCTATATCGGCATGATCGGCAGCCGGCGCAAAATCGCCCTGATGTGGAAGAACCTGGAAGGAAAAGGCGTGCCCCGGCACCTGCTCGAGCAGGTGCACGCGCCGATCGGCAAGGAGATCGGCGCCGATACCCCCGAAGAGATCGCTGTAAGTATCATGGCCGAGTTGATCGAATTCCGGAGGTCCGGCGGAAAGCCGGCCCACCTGGTTTCCACAGTGAAGGACGCGGCCGGAACGGCGGGTGCGGCGCTTCGCCGCGCTGACTAA
- the trxA gene encoding thioredoxin has translation MAQPTAITDDQFESEVIESSTPVLVDFWAEWCGPCKAVAPTLVELAGDYDGRLKVVKVDVDENREAATRFGIRSIPSLLIFKDGAEVDRIIGALPKQQLAEKIDGHL, from the coding sequence GTGGCACAGCCAACAGCAATAACGGACGATCAATTCGAATCCGAGGTCATTGAAAGCAGCACGCCCGTACTGGTCGATTTCTGGGCGGAGTGGTGCGGGCCCTGCAAGGCCGTCGCCCCCACGCTGGTGGAACTCGCGGGCGATTACGACGGACGCCTGAAAGTCGTCAAGGTCGACGTGGACGAGAACCGGGAAGCGGCCACCCGTTTCGGCATTCGGAGCATACCGAGCCTCCTGATCTTCAAGGACGGCGCCGAGGTGGATCGGATCATCGGCGCGCTCCCCAAGCAGCAACTCGCCGAAAAGATCGACGGCCACCTGTAA
- a CDS encoding DegT/DnrJ/EryC1/StrS family aminotransferase gives MPRLAINGAVPVRTEPFPAWPMNLEESARAAGETVRSGRWGSIQGEQVRNLEQRFASFQHAAHGIAVCNGTTALCLALQAVGIEPGDEVIVPAYTFIASASSIVMSNAVPVFVDIDPLTYNLDPDRVEEAVTPRTRAIVAVHFAGLPADMDRLGEIAGRHGLAVIEDAAQAHGARWGGRGVGAIGSIGAFSFQSSKNLNAGEGGIMLTNDDELAAAARSLADCGHVAPGPRYNHFRIAGNNRMTEVQGALLMVQMDHLEAQAEQRHANGEYLTERLGAIPGISPVARPAKADRHARHIYMFRYNEASFGGVPKTRFIEALRAEGIPASPGYSIPLYKQPVFTERNYGIYRSQALSAVDYGAMNLPVTERACRSEAVWFSQNVLLGDRDDMDDIVRAVARIGEHRDELGEA, from the coding sequence ATGCCCCGATTGGCGATAAACGGCGCGGTGCCGGTACGGACCGAACCCTTTCCGGCCTGGCCCATGAACCTGGAAGAGAGCGCCCGCGCCGCTGGCGAAACCGTGCGCTCCGGCCGATGGGGAAGCATCCAGGGCGAGCAGGTGCGCAACCTCGAACAGCGCTTCGCATCCTTCCAGCACGCCGCCCACGGCATTGCCGTCTGCAACGGCACCACGGCCCTCTGCCTCGCGCTGCAGGCGGTCGGTATCGAACCCGGTGACGAGGTCATCGTACCGGCCTATACCTTCATCGCATCGGCCAGCTCGATCGTGATGTCGAACGCCGTGCCCGTGTTCGTCGACATCGATCCCCTTACCTACAACCTGGACCCCGACCGGGTCGAGGAAGCGGTCACGCCGCGGACCCGGGCCATCGTGGCGGTGCATTTCGCGGGCCTGCCCGCGGACATGGACCGGCTCGGTGAAATCGCCGGCCGCCACGGCCTTGCGGTGATCGAGGACGCGGCACAGGCTCACGGTGCGCGGTGGGGAGGCCGGGGCGTGGGCGCCATCGGTTCGATCGGCGCCTTCAGCTTCCAGTCCTCCAAGAACCTCAACGCCGGCGAGGGGGGCATCATGCTCACCAACGACGACGAGCTGGCGGCGGCGGCGCGGTCCCTCGCCGACTGCGGGCACGTCGCGCCGGGACCCCGTTACAACCACTTCCGCATAGCCGGCAACAACCGGATGACCGAGGTACAGGGCGCCCTGCTCATGGTCCAGATGGATCACCTGGAGGCCCAGGCCGAGCAGCGTCACGCGAACGGCGAGTATCTGACCGAACGCCTCGGGGCGATTCCGGGCATATCACCGGTGGCCAGGCCCGCGAAGGCCGACCGCCACGCGCGGCACATCTACATGTTCAGGTACAACGAAGCATCCTTCGGAGGCGTCCCGAAGACACGGTTCATTGAGGCCCTGCGCGCCGAGGGAATCCCCGCCAGTCCGGGCTACTCCATCCCCCTGTACAAACAACCGGTTTTCACGGAACGGAACTATGGCATATACCGGAGCCAGGCGCTGTCCGCCGTTGACTATGGCGCGATGAATCTGCCGGTAACGGAACGGGCCTGCCGTTCGGAGGCCGTATGGTTCTCGCAGAATGTGCTGCTGGGGGACCGGGACGACATGGATGACATCGTCCGGGCGGTCGCGAGGATCGGGGAACATCGCGACGAGCTGGGGGAAGCTTAG
- the ftsY gene encoding signal recognition particle-docking protein FtsY, translating to MGVVRRLRDGLTRTRDGLSRRIHQAVGRYDRIDEELLEEIEAILLQTDVGVETTLRIIDGLRDRAVDQRTRNPDDLMGLLREEMTDILGDAPAPVSDQRPRVIMIVGVNGSGKTTTAGKMAARYAGEGKKVLIAAADTFRAAAIDQLEVWARRAEADFIRHQHGSDPSAVVYDAMQAAAARDADVVIIDTAGRLHTKDNLMEELKKIKRTAGKQMDGAPHEVLLVLDGTTGQNALSQARVFSEALGGLTGIALTKLDGTARGGIVFAIGVHLGIPVKLIGVGEQIEDLQDFDAPAFVDALFN from the coding sequence CTGGGAGTAGTACGCAGACTGAGAGACGGGTTGACCAGGACGCGGGACGGGCTTTCGCGCAGGATCCACCAGGCCGTGGGCCGGTATGACCGGATCGACGAGGAACTGCTGGAGGAGATCGAAGCCATCCTGCTGCAGACCGACGTGGGCGTGGAAACGACCCTGCGGATCATCGACGGACTGCGGGACCGCGCGGTCGACCAACGGACCCGGAATCCCGATGACCTCATGGGTCTGCTCCGCGAGGAGATGACGGACATTTTGGGCGATGCGCCGGCACCCGTATCAGACCAGCGGCCCCGGGTCATCATGATCGTGGGGGTCAATGGTTCGGGCAAGACTACGACCGCCGGGAAGATGGCGGCCCGTTACGCCGGGGAGGGGAAGAAGGTCCTGATCGCCGCGGCAGATACCTTTCGGGCGGCGGCCATCGACCAGCTGGAGGTCTGGGCGCGCCGCGCGGAGGCGGACTTCATCCGGCACCAGCACGGATCCGACCCCTCGGCCGTGGTCTACGACGCCATGCAGGCCGCAGCAGCCCGGGATGCGGATGTGGTGATCATCGACACGGCGGGCCGGCTGCATACCAAGGACAACCTGATGGAAGAACTGAAGAAGATCAAGCGCACCGCGGGCAAGCAGATGGACGGCGCGCCCCACGAGGTGCTCCTCGTGCTCGACGGGACCACGGGCCAGAACGCCCTCTCCCAGGCCCGCGTCTTCAGCGAAGCCCTGGGCGGCCTGACGGGTATCGCACTGACGAAGCTGGACGGGACCGCGCGGGGCGGCATCGTGTTCGCCATCGGCGTGCACCTGGGGATCCCCGTCAAACTCATCGGCGTGGGCGAACAGATCGAGGACCTGCAGGACTTCGACGCGCCGGCCTTCGTGGACGCCCTCTTCAACTGA
- the erpA gene encoding iron-sulfur cluster insertion protein ErpA, protein MVTVTDVAADKIKTMIEDQENPDLGLRVMISGGGCSGFQYKLAFDKNATDNDQIIEQNGIKVFVDNKSAIYLMGAELDYVEGLMGAGFKVSNPNAKGTCGCGESFYV, encoded by the coding sequence ATGGTCACCGTGACGGACGTTGCCGCCGACAAGATCAAAACCATGATCGAGGACCAGGAAAATCCGGATCTCGGACTGCGCGTCATGATCTCCGGCGGGGGATGTTCCGGATTTCAGTACAAGCTTGCTTTCGACAAGAACGCGACCGACAACGACCAGATCATCGAGCAGAACGGCATCAAGGTTTTCGTCGACAACAAGAGCGCCATCTATCTGATGGGTGCGGAACTGGACTATGTGGAAGGGCTGATGGGCGCAGGGTTCAAAGTCAGCAATCCCAATGCCAAGGGCACCTGCGGCTGCGGCGAGTCGTTTTACGTATAA
- a CDS encoding phosphoribosylformylglycinamidine synthase subunit PurQ, giving the protein MSKVSVLILRAAGINCDEETAHAFRLAGAERVDPVHINAFIQGRRHLSEYDVLVLSGGFSYGDDLSGGKVLANEMQCKLMEDVETFIGEGKLILGICNGFQVLVKMGLLPQTERGGRRQEATVFYNDSGKFECRWVYLRRNPDSPCVFTRDMPETIYIPVANGEGKVMLASEDVRARLGPGGHVALQYVNPPWVSAGEATKEETGVAAGETAYPWSPNGSVDAIAGICDATGRIFGLMPHPERYTHPTHHPRWTREGSREPDGLHIFRNAVNYVRGAQ; this is encoded by the coding sequence ATGTCCAAAGTCTCGGTCCTGATACTGCGCGCCGCGGGGATCAACTGCGACGAGGAAACGGCCCACGCCTTCCGCCTCGCCGGCGCGGAGCGGGTCGATCCCGTCCACATCAATGCCTTCATCCAGGGTCGCCGGCACCTGTCCGAGTACGACGTGCTGGTCCTGTCCGGTGGGTTCTCCTACGGTGACGATCTCTCCGGCGGCAAAGTGCTCGCCAACGAGATGCAGTGCAAGCTGATGGAGGACGTGGAAACGTTCATCGGGGAAGGCAAACTCATCCTCGGCATCTGCAACGGATTCCAGGTGCTGGTCAAGATGGGGCTGCTGCCCCAGACGGAACGGGGGGGCAGGCGGCAGGAAGCGACGGTGTTCTACAACGATTCCGGCAAGTTCGAGTGCCGCTGGGTCTACCTGCGCAGGAACCCCGATAGTCCCTGCGTCTTCACTCGGGACATGCCGGAGACCATCTACATTCCGGTCGCGAACGGGGAAGGCAAGGTCATGCTGGCGTCGGAGGATGTACGGGCGCGGCTGGGACCGGGCGGTCACGTCGCGTTGCAGTACGTCAATCCGCCCTGGGTGTCCGCCGGGGAGGCCACTAAAGAGGAAACCGGGGTGGCCGCCGGGGAGACGGCCTATCCCTGGAGTCCCAACGGCTCGGTGGACGCCATCGCCGGGATCTGCGACGCCACGGGACGGATCTTCGGGCTCATGCCCCATCCGGAGCGCTACACCCACCCGACCCATCATCCCCGGTGGACCCGGGAGGGAAGCCGGGAGCCGGACGGACTGCATATCTTCCGGAACGCCGTAAACTATGTCCGCGGGGCCCAGTAG
- a CDS encoding S8 family serine peptidase yields the protein MKRCLPFLFVLVASYAYGSPPPGQQPVRGTVPGIEPGISDRLWNELATRPSDETLKVWVYLADKGLDPGAGFDAALAVAEDRLAPRTRWRLSTRSDRLAGWEDIPVHVPYIERIEALGGRILQVSRWLNAASVSIPAGDIEDLAGQPFVLSIDAVARLRHPRPVPSQRPGRLETDARLRAVQPNRLDYGSSFIQLNQIHVPELHDLGLTGKGVLVALFDTGFSLDHVAFDSLRTRVEARRNFLRDESGFTDLEDTGHGTAVLGTIGGYAPGELIGPAYGARYLLASTEVVAFEREVEEDFWVAAMEWADSLGADIISSSLGYLDWYTYADMDGETAVITRAAEMAVRRGIVVVNSMGNEGDTPYEKMAAPADADGVISVGAVDGASSRAAFSSIGPTFDGRIKPDVMAMGEDTYTVHPFIIDDYLRLNGTSFSAPLVAGVAALLLEAYPHWTPGKVQSVLRRTAGQAAAPDTLNGYGIVHALNALMTESRGVVRSFTAEVGLSGVFLAWTAGLEINLQSYRIERRDYPDGSFEVLTSVPVTRSMDPSQRSNTYSFTDTSAQPGTSYEYRLQPVGRAGLALTAEPVTVRIDHISSLSDGLVAVLYPNAPNPFASSTRIRFELSEPVYVTLTIYNLLGRKIRVLVDETHGPGRYAPTWNGMDGDGRAVPSGVYLYRMTAGGIEQNGKMLLLR from the coding sequence ATGAAGCGATGCTTGCCGTTCCTGTTCGTCCTCGTTGCTTCCTATGCTTACGGCAGCCCACCGCCCGGTCAGCAGCCGGTGCGGGGGACGGTCCCCGGTATTGAACCGGGAATTTCCGACCGCCTTTGGAACGAGCTCGCTACGCGGCCGTCCGATGAGACGCTGAAGGTATGGGTCTACCTGGCGGACAAAGGACTCGACCCGGGGGCCGGATTCGATGCCGCGCTGGCGGTCGCCGAGGACCGCCTGGCGCCCCGTACCCGTTGGCGGCTTTCGACAAGAAGCGACCGGCTGGCGGGGTGGGAGGATATCCCCGTCCACGTCCCGTACATTGAGCGCATCGAAGCGTTGGGGGGCAGGATCCTCCAGGTGTCCCGCTGGCTGAACGCGGCGAGCGTGTCCATCCCGGCCGGGGATATCGAAGACCTGGCCGGTCAGCCCTTCGTGCTCAGCATCGACGCGGTCGCCCGTCTCCGTCATCCGCGCCCCGTCCCGTCGCAACGTCCCGGCCGCCTGGAAACGGACGCAAGGCTTCGGGCGGTCCAGCCCAACCGCCTCGACTACGGTTCTTCGTTCATCCAGCTGAACCAAATACACGTGCCGGAACTCCATGACCTGGGACTTACCGGAAAAGGCGTGCTCGTAGCGCTCTTCGATACGGGATTCAGTCTGGATCACGTGGCCTTCGACAGCCTGAGAACCCGGGTGGAAGCCCGACGCAACTTCCTTCGCGACGAATCCGGGTTTACCGACCTGGAGGACACCGGTCACGGCACGGCGGTGCTCGGTACGATTGGCGGATATGCGCCGGGTGAGTTGATCGGTCCGGCTTACGGCGCCCGCTACCTGCTCGCAAGCACGGAGGTTGTGGCCTTCGAGAGAGAAGTCGAGGAAGACTTCTGGGTGGCCGCCATGGAATGGGCCGACAGTCTGGGCGCGGACATCATCAGCAGTTCACTCGGATACCTTGACTGGTACACTTATGCCGACATGGACGGAGAGACGGCCGTCATCACGCGGGCGGCGGAGATGGCGGTACGCCGTGGCATCGTGGTCGTGAACAGCATGGGCAACGAGGGCGACACCCCCTATGAGAAGATGGCGGCGCCCGCCGACGCGGATGGCGTGATTTCCGTGGGCGCCGTCGATGGCGCGAGCAGTCGCGCGGCGTTCTCCTCCATCGGCCCCACCTTCGACGGCCGTATCAAGCCGGATGTGATGGCCATGGGGGAAGACACTTACACGGTACATCCGTTCATCATCGATGATTACCTGCGCCTCAACGGCACATCCTTCTCTGCGCCCCTGGTGGCGGGGGTCGCCGCGCTTTTGCTGGAAGCCTACCCCCACTGGACGCCCGGGAAGGTGCAAAGCGTACTCCGCCGGACGGCCGGCCAGGCCGCCGCTCCGGATACGCTCAACGGGTATGGCATCGTCCACGCGCTGAACGCCCTGATGACCGAATCGCGGGGGGTCGTGCGGTCCTTCACGGCCGAGGTCGGACTGAGCGGTGTTTTTCTTGCCTGGACCGCGGGGCTGGAAATCAACCTGCAATCCTACCGGATCGAACGCCGGGACTACCCCGATGGGTCATTCGAAGTGCTGACCTCGGTACCGGTGACCCGATCCATGGACCCTTCTCAGCGTTCGAATACCTACAGTTTCACGGATACGTCCGCGCAACCGGGAACGTCCTACGAGTACCGGTTGCAGCCCGTGGGCCGCGCGGGACTGGCGTTGACGGCGGAACCTGTCACGGTGCGCATTGATCACATTTCCAGCCTGTCCGACGGACTGGTAGCGGTCCTCTACCCGAACGCGCCGAATCCCTTTGCCTCCAGCACGCGTATACGCTTCGAATTGTCGGAGCCGGTCTATGTCACCTTGACGATATACAACCTGCTCGGGAGGAAGATTCGGGTGCTGGTCGATGAAACCCACGGACCGGGCAGATACGCGCCGACCTGGAATGGCATGGACGGCGACGGCCGTGCCGTGCCCAGCGGCGTGTACCTGTACCGCATGACCGCGGGCGGGATCGAGCAGAATGGCAAGATGCTGCTGCTGCGTTAG
- a CDS encoding sigma-54-dependent Fis family transcriptional regulator produces the protein MEGRSILIVDGETDSRRHAASILRNAGYDVLETGAAAEALRAARTDPPDVVFVDLALSDADPEQLIRTLSAKHPDTDIMLTTRQHEPPRQFRQLDVSDYIEKPVDAEELLTKMRMLDLRREFHQRFQLLGKNERFIAAMDSVLQVAPTGIQVLLTGESGTGKEGFARAIHHYSDRPDGPFIPINCGAIAEGVLESELFGHEKGAFTDAKGQRKGYFEQAHGGTLLLDEIGDMPRSTQVKLLRVLEQQEFIRVGGSTPVKTDVRLIASTNRDLSGDIHDGTFRQDLYYRLNAVHIHLPALRERRDDIPRLIGHFMRHAPGKPGAPPPVFTEEALAALSDYEWPGNIRELRHLVESLVVTSGKARIDAEDLPDSIYTPPMANRTLPVPQNRDPQDMDREMFYKILWQILTAIHELPAKISTALGRGPEQLPERFQLPPPAEAEQELGKPPSGAEQYVEPSHDDAESGFERPAEVVPAEAVPADAGLDRLRSMEDWEREAIRRALERNEGHRGRAARELGISERSIYRKIRDYGLDEYA, from the coding sequence TTGGAAGGTCGGTCGATACTGATCGTCGACGGTGAAACGGACAGCCGGCGTCACGCGGCGAGCATCCTGCGCAATGCGGGTTACGACGTGCTGGAGACCGGCGCCGCGGCCGAGGCGTTGCGCGCGGCGAGGACGGACCCGCCGGATGTCGTCTTCGTCGATCTCGCCCTGAGCGACGCCGATCCGGAGCAGCTGATACGCACCCTTTCGGCGAAGCACCCCGACACCGATATCATGCTCACCACCCGGCAGCATGAGCCTCCCCGGCAGTTCCGCCAACTGGACGTCAGCGACTATATCGAGAAGCCCGTCGACGCCGAAGAACTGCTCACGAAAATGCGCATGCTGGACCTCCGGCGGGAGTTCCACCAACGGTTCCAGCTCCTTGGCAAGAATGAGCGCTTCATCGCCGCCATGGATTCGGTGCTCCAGGTGGCGCCCACGGGGATCCAGGTCCTGCTCACGGGAGAAAGCGGCACCGGCAAGGAGGGATTCGCCCGGGCGATCCATCATTACAGCGACCGGCCTGACGGCCCTTTCATTCCCATCAACTGCGGCGCCATCGCCGAAGGGGTGCTGGAAAGCGAACTGTTCGGTCACGAAAAAGGCGCATTTACGGACGCCAAGGGCCAACGGAAGGGGTACTTCGAACAGGCGCACGGCGGCACGCTGCTCCTCGATGAAATCGGCGACATGCCCCGTTCGACCCAGGTAAAGCTGTTGCGCGTCCTGGAGCAGCAGGAGTTCATCCGCGTTGGCGGCTCGACGCCGGTGAAGACCGACGTCCGCCTCATCGCGTCGACCAACCGGGACCTCTCCGGGGACATCCACGACGGAACGTTCCGCCAGGACCTGTACTACCGGCTCAACGCCGTGCATATCCATCTGCCCGCCCTGCGGGAGCGCCGCGACGACATCCCCAGGCTGATCGGCCACTTCATGCGGCACGCCCCCGGGAAGCCCGGCGCGCCCCCTCCCGTCTTCACGGAGGAAGCCCTGGCGGCCCTCTCCGACTACGAATGGCCGGGCAACATACGGGAACTGCGACACCTCGTCGAATCACTGGTGGTGACTTCCGGCAAGGCCAGGATCGACGCGGAAGACCTGCCGGACAGCATCTACACGCCGCCCATGGCGAACCGGACCCTGCCGGTCCCCCAGAACCGCGACCCGCAGGACATGGACCGCGAGATGTTCTACAAGATCCTCTGGCAGATCCTGACCGCCATCCACGAACTCCCGGCCAAGATCTCCACGGCCCTCGGCCGGGGTCCGGAACAGCTTCCCGAACGTTTTCAGTTGCCGCCCCCCGCGGAAGCGGAGCAGGAACTCGGAAAACCCCCTTCGGGAGCAGAACAGTACGTCGAACCGTCTCACGACGACGCGGAGTCTGGTTTCGAACGGCCGGCCGAGGTGGTCCCGGCCGAGGCCGTGCCGGCCGATGCCGGACTGGACCGGTTGCGTTCCATGGAAGACTGGGAGCGGGAGGCCATACGCCGCGCGCTCGAGCGAAACGAGGGGCACCGGGGCCGGGCCGCGCGGGAGCTCGGCATCAGCGAGCGGTCCATCTACCGCAAGATCAGGGACTACGGCCTGGACGAATACGCCTGA